ATCTCTCATAGCACGGCGTTCGGATTTGTATGACTGTATATACGTTTCTCAATTGTATAGTTACCTGAACTAACCAACTTTGAATTATAATTActaaaatgaaaaatatcgATCTATTGTCGAAAAGTTGAGCTCATCTCACGCTAATTATGAGATATTGGGGCCTCAAGACTAGTGGATAACCAGTGAATCATACAAATGACAATTGCGTTCTCTAAGCATGTCTTGTCGTAACTGTCTGATACCCCGAGTATATCTATAGGATTGAGCGTCCCATACAACGGGATAGTTACTATCCACCGGTATATAACTATTGAGGCCTTCAGTTATATCTTCCCATTTCTCATCACCAATCGATCCGTATTTACGCGGGCTATTTGTAATCCAGTGACGTTCTGTACCCAAGTTCGTATAGCGTAAACCATCATTTATCCTCTTTAACCTCCCCTCGGGATTTGTATTTGTAGCGTCGAAGTTTCTATATGTGTAATCAGTGCCTACAAGAGTGGTCTTAAAATCCCAAAGCAAGTCCTTCCACCCTAACCAATCCCTTAAAGCATACTGGAACTTCATCCTTGCGCCCATTGGAAAAACTTCACCACTGTATTCTATCCAAGGAAAGGCCCATCTATGTGCCAAAGCAAATGCAACCATCTCTAAACACAATGATGCATtctgatatatatatcccaTGTTCACATTATCATAATCCTTCATCACATCTAAATAGTGAAGGAGATCGATTAACATACCTTGCCAATAAGATGCAAAGATTATCAACTTCACACAAAGAAATTTGGGCCATGGGTTAAATTGGGACAAATGTTCATACAAACACTTCCAAAATAGGGCTAAATCATAAAGGGACCAGGATGCACTAATGTTATAAGCAACTACCAATACCTTAACTCCCAGTTTccaattcaaatattgacaGATAGACATCCCTAAGCAATACACTGGTTTGAACCACACATACTGCAATATGCCTCTTTTTATAGACAAGAATGCTTTTGGATCACTTAGATCGACCATTGGTAAAACCCACCTACCTAGAACAGGGATTGGATGTTGTATCCTGTTTTGCACAGGAGCAATGTTGACCAATATATTTCGTTCACCGCCCAGTAACAACGTCAATAAACTGAAAAATGTGTATATCACAAAACTTTCATATATTTCTCTTATTGGGTCGAGCAAAATCATGGCTGCTTTGGGCTTTAGGATGGCAATAAGACAAGTCACACTGAATATAGGGACTAGAAGTTGTATACGCAGTACCAGCCTCTGCTGATGAGGGACTCGATAATTTATTAACTGAGACCACATGGTATGCGTGGATAACAGAAGGCTACAAAGGGAAGCAATCATACATGATTTAACAACCCAAGGagataaatattcaaattccATCTAGCGCCCCTCCTGCGTCTTGAGACTCTTTATTCTTAGATGTATTGAGCAGCTTAAAGAGACTTTGGTTTTATCCCTTCGAAAGGGGAAACTTTTTACAATTTCTATACTCCTCAAGAAAATATACACCGTTATATAGGCACGAcagaagttgaacaaaataGCAGCTTTGAAGAGTGCCCACAATTAACTATAAACTAGTCGTGAGTAGAGTTAATACTTCGATAAGAACAGCATTCCAGActataaaaattttgatgtatgctgctgttgttctTGTGAATATTGTTGCGTTCCGAGataaaaaccaaatttGATTAATAAAAGTTAATAGCGGAAAGTGAAAGGGCAATATTGTTAAATGTATGATGTAATATGGAGATGTGAGGCAAATATGAAAACACTTTTCAGCCATCAGCTTTTCTTAACAGCTTCTTTTCTATTCTTCTCCTTAgcttttcttgtttttccCTTTTCCGTTGTTCCTTGAGTGCCCGTTTGTCTTCCTTGCAATCAAACGATGACCCCTTGGGGATCACTTTTACAGTCATCCTATTACGAATGCTTCC
This Eremothecium cymbalariae DBVPG#7215 chromosome 5, complete sequence DNA region includes the following protein-coding sequences:
- the HFL1 gene encoding Hfl1p (similar to Ashbya gossypii ACR261C), whose amino-acid sequence is MEFEYLSPWVVKSCMIASLCSLLLSTHTMWSQLINYRVPHQQRLVLRIQLLVPIFSVTCLIAILKPKAAMILLDPIREIYESFVIYTFFSLLTLLLGGERNILVNIAPVQNRIQHPIPVLGRWVLPMVDLSDPKAFLSIKRGILQYVWFKPVYCLGMSICQYLNWKLGVKVLVVAYNISASWSLYDLALFWKCLYEHLSQFNPWPKFLCVKLIIFASYWQGMLIDLLHYLDVMKDYDNVNMGYIYQNASLCLEMVAFALAHRWAFPWIEYSGEVFPMGARMKFQYALRDWLGWKDLLWDFKTTLVGTDYTYRNFDATNTNPEGRLKRINDGLRYTNLGTERHWITNSPRKYGSIGDEKWEDITEGLNSYIPVDSNYPVVWDAQSYRYTRGIRQLRQDMLRERNCHLYDSLVIH